One genomic segment of Clostridium estertheticum subsp. estertheticum includes these proteins:
- the pssA gene encoding CDP-diacylglycerol--serine O-phosphatidyltransferase, with amino-acid sequence MEKSFIPNILTFGNLVFGLLSLLMTFQANYKLSVIFILLAALMDRYDGQVARLLKVSSELGKELDSLADLVSFGVAPAVLIFILYDFISLGNLGYICFLVYPVAGAYRLARYNNSTFNNVYTGIPITLAGILVALYALVTLNSPHNFPLTIIIMFILSYLMVSKFQIKKR; translated from the coding sequence GTGGAAAAATCTTTTATACCAAATATTCTTACCTTTGGAAATTTAGTTTTTGGTTTGTTATCTTTGTTAATGACATTTCAAGCTAATTACAAGTTATCTGTAATTTTTATATTATTAGCTGCTCTAATGGACAGATATGACGGACAAGTAGCACGACTTTTAAAAGTATCTAGTGAACTTGGTAAAGAACTAGATTCATTAGCAGATCTAGTCTCTTTTGGAGTTGCACCTGCTGTATTAATATTTATTTTATATGATTTCATCTCACTTGGAAATTTAGGTTATATTTGTTTTTTAGTATACCCTGTAGCTGGTGCATATAGACTAGCAAGATATAATAACTCTACATTTAATAATGTTTATACAGGTATCCCCATTACTTTAGCCGGAATACTCGTAGCACTTTATGCTCTAGTTACTTTAAACTCACCGCATAACTTCCCGCTTACTATTATTATAATGTTTATACTCTCTTACCTTATGGTAAGTAAATTTCAAATAAAAAAAAGGTGA
- a CDS encoding DUF421 domain-containing protein, translating into MLVLVIRTFFLYFSIIFIMRMMGKKQIGQLEPFELVIALMISDLATFPMEDIRIPLLHAIIPIITLLFLQVASSYIELKSEKARKLLTGTPSILIRDGKIDIKELRYQRFNINDLLEELRLKGYFNLSDIQYAILETSGALSILPKTGQSTATKDDLNITITQESLPIPLIMDGIINYKNLKLIEKDETWLKNILKRNKISYASDLFIGILDSKNKFYYQLKEGKGNKK; encoded by the coding sequence GTGCTTGTTTTAGTAATCAGAACTTTTTTCTTATACTTTTCAATAATATTTATTATGAGGATGATGGGTAAAAAACAAATAGGTCAGCTTGAACCCTTTGAACTAGTAATTGCTTTAATGATTTCCGATCTTGCAACCTTTCCAATGGAAGATATAAGAATACCACTTTTACATGCTATTATACCAATAATTACTTTGCTATTTCTACAAGTAGCCTCATCTTACATTGAGCTAAAAAGTGAAAAGGCTAGGAAACTTTTAACAGGTACCCCTAGCATATTAATAAGAGATGGGAAAATAGATATCAAAGAACTAAGATATCAAAGATTTAATATTAATGATTTGCTAGAAGAACTTAGATTAAAAGGATATTTTAATTTATCCGATATCCAATATGCTATTTTGGAGACTAGTGGTGCATTGTCTATATTACCAAAAACTGGTCAATCTACTGCTACAAAAGATGATTTAAATATAACCATAACTCAAGAGTCTTTACCTATACCTTTGATTATGGATGGCATCATTAATTATAAGAATTTAAAACTTATAGAAAAAGATGAAACTTGGCTAAAAAATATATTAAAAAGAAATAAAATTTCCTATGCCAGTGATCTCTTCATAGGCATACTTGACTCTAAAAATAAGTTTTATTATCAACTTAAAGAAGGGAAAGGTAATAAAAAATGA
- a CDS encoding J domain-containing protein has product MANPYEVLGVKEGTSKEDIKKAYRELAKKYHPDQYGDNPLKDLAEVKMRELNEAYDTLMKGNGSSNNNSSSNNYSSSNNGSSSNNDYNNNNIYQSIRMDINSGNLPSAEQKLGSMNTKTAEWNFLMGTVHLKKGWHDSAYTFINRACTQEPNNVEYRQSFNQLNNQSSNYRNNYYGRTNNNSGGMGNMCLNLWCADTICECFGGDLISCC; this is encoded by the coding sequence ATGGCAAATCCCTATGAAGTACTTGGTGTAAAAGAAGGAACATCTAAAGAAGATATTAAAAAAGCCTATAGAGAACTAGCAAAAAAATATCATCCTGATCAATATGGTGATAATCCATTAAAAGATCTGGCCGAAGTTAAAATGAGAGAATTAAATGAAGCTTATGATACACTTATGAAAGGCAATGGATCTTCTAATAATAACAGTTCATCAAACAATTATAGTTCTTCTAATAATGGTTCAAGTTCAAATAATGACTACAATAATAACAATATATATCAATCTATAAGAATGGATATAAATAGTGGTAACCTCCCCTCTGCTGAGCAAAAATTAGGCTCCATGAACACAAAAACCGCTGAATGGAATTTTTTAATGGGAACAGTTCACCTAAAAAAAGGTTGGCATGATAGTGCTTATACTTTTATTAATCGTGCCTGCACCCAAGAACCTAATAATGTTGAATACAGACAAAGTTTTAATCAACTAAATAATCAATCTTCAAATTATAGAAATAACTATTATGGTAGGACAAATAACAATTCCGGCGGTATGGGTAACATGTGCCTTAACCTCTGGTGTGCAGATACCATTTGTGAATGTTTCGGCGGAGATCTTATTTCGTGTTGCTAA
- a CDS encoding class IV adenylate cyclase, producing MKEIELRIIDIDVKEIREKLLSLNCLKVKQEDQINNIYDFSDKRLLIGKGYARIRTVKDNLKNSTIHYITTKKLISQEKYKIMNEHESEIKDEIAAKGIFEALGLKLIQSIKKYRESYKYKNTLIEIDINEKDFCPFPYIEIESASEAEIEEVVRLLGYSLADTTSKSIYEILESKKSMEKI from the coding sequence TTGAAAGAAATAGAGCTTAGAATTATAGACATCGATGTTAAGGAAATTCGCGAAAAATTATTAAGTCTAAATTGTTTAAAAGTAAAACAAGAGGATCAAATAAATAATATTTATGATTTCTCGGATAAAAGACTACTAATTGGTAAAGGCTATGCAAGAATACGTACAGTTAAAGATAATTTAAAAAATTCAACTATTCACTATATCACCACAAAAAAACTTATAAGCCAAGAAAAATATAAAATTATGAATGAGCATGAATCTGAAATTAAAGATGAAATTGCAGCGAAGGGAATATTTGAAGCCTTAGGCCTCAAGCTTATTCAGTCTATTAAAAAATATAGAGAAAGCTATAAATATAAAAATACTCTTATAGAAATCGACATAAATGAGAAGGATTTTTGTCCTTTTCCTTATATAGAAATTGAAAGTGCATCGGAAGCTGAGATTGAAGAAGTTGTAAGATTACTTGGTTACAGTTTAGCAGATACTACCTCTAAAAGTATTTATGAAATATTAGAATCAAAAAAATCAATGGAAAAGATATAA
- a CDS encoding DUF5685 family protein, with translation MFGYVTPCKMEMKIKDYEIFKAYYCGLCNSIKNDFGNLPRLTLNFDMTFLAVLLDSLSESKYNFVKFKCLIHPLKKRLMINNNKALDYAAFCNVTLAYYKLMDDVQDNKTMKSKIYSIFLKTYLPKAELSYTDVMEYTKDKLLLLNTLEANHNDDMGTYEHLSIDEQLSIDGLSHVFADLTGFIISFYYKDSSFKDDLYWLGYNLGKWIYIIDAYDDLEKDIKSNSFNAINSLLNTDNLDFKSFSILIKPRIDFILATCASSCLKYLNNLPLIKNEDILSNILELGLMEKMDKVFNKETIDNLKGVEDKNGKSL, from the coding sequence ATGTTTGGTTATGTAACTCCATGCAAAATGGAAATGAAGATAAAAGACTACGAGATATTCAAAGCTTATTATTGCGGTCTATGTAATTCCATAAAAAATGATTTTGGTAATCTTCCAAGACTAACTCTAAATTTTGACATGACATTTTTAGCAGTACTTTTGGATTCCTTATCAGAAAGTAAATATAATTTTGTTAAATTTAAATGTTTAATACACCCATTAAAAAAAAGACTTATGATAAATAATAATAAAGCTTTAGATTATGCTGCTTTTTGCAATGTTACATTAGCTTATTATAAGCTAATGGATGATGTCCAAGATAATAAAACAATGAAGAGCAAAATTTATTCAATATTTTTAAAAACCTATTTACCAAAGGCAGAATTATCATATACTGATGTAATGGAGTATACAAAAGACAAACTATTACTTCTAAACACTCTAGAGGCAAATCATAATGATGATATGGGTACTTATGAGCATCTATCAATAGATGAACAGCTATCTATAGATGGGTTATCACATGTCTTTGCTGATCTTACAGGTTTTATAATATCCTTTTATTATAAAGACTCCTCTTTTAAAGATGATTTATACTGGCTTGGGTATAATTTAGGCAAATGGATATATATTATAGATGCCTATGACGATTTAGAAAAGGATATAAAAAGTAATTCTTTTAATGCTATAAATTCATTACTTAATACAGATAATCTGGATTTCAAAAGTTTTTCTATATTGATTAAACCAAGAATTGATTTTATATTGGCCACTTGTGCCTCTTCGTGTTTAAAATATTTGAATAATTTACCTTTAATTAAAAATGAAGATATATTAAGTAATATACTAGAATTAGGACTCATGGAAAAGATGGATAAAGTATTTAATAAAGAAACTATTGATAATTTAAAAGGAGTGGAAGATAAAAATGGCAAATCCCTATGA
- the sdaAB gene encoding L-serine ammonia-lyase, iron-sulfur-dependent subunit beta, whose protein sequence is MKNYSAFDILGPIMIGPSSSHTAGAARLAKVASIIAGKDIMSVQFVLHGSFAKTYKGHGTDKALIAGILGMDPWDDRLKDSMNIAKEEGLNVEFAFADLGDVHPNTVKFVITKKSGRVIEIIGSSVGGGNILIFSVDGEAVKFTGNYPTIIVRHKDIPGMISKVSTILYEENVNIAFMNVYRNSRGLNATMVFETDSIVGRDVLNRIKSMGNIYNIREIAPLVES, encoded by the coding sequence ATGAAAAATTATAGTGCTTTTGATATATTAGGTCCAATTATGATTGGACCATCAAGTTCTCATACAGCTGGTGCGGCGAGGCTTGCTAAGGTTGCTTCTATTATTGCGGGTAAGGACATAATGTCGGTCCAATTTGTGCTTCATGGGTCTTTTGCTAAAACATATAAAGGACATGGGACAGACAAAGCATTAATTGCAGGGATCTTAGGGATGGATCCTTGGGATGATAGACTTAAGGACTCAATGAATATAGCTAAAGAGGAAGGACTAAACGTTGAGTTTGCTTTCGCAGATTTGGGTGATGTTCATCCGAATACTGTAAAGTTTGTTATAACGAAAAAAAGTGGTAGAGTAATAGAAATTATTGGCTCCTCTGTTGGAGGGGGAAATATTTTAATATTTAGTGTTGATGGAGAAGCTGTTAAGTTTACAGGTAATTATCCAACAATTATAGTTAGGCATAAAGATATTCCAGGGATGATTTCAAAAGTAAGTACTATATTGTATGAGGAAAATGTTAATATAGCATTTATGAATGTATATAGAAATAGTAGAGGATTAAATGCCACTATGGTTTTTGAAACAGATAGTATAGTTGGTAGAGATGTTCTAAACAGAATTAAGAGCATGGGCAATATATATAATATAAGAGAAATTGCACCATTGGTAGAGTCGTAA
- the sdaAA gene encoding L-serine ammonia-lyase, iron-sulfur-dependent, subunit alpha: MFVNKGIELLNICKEKNIPIWEYTIMCEIDESGLSRSQIVEKMRKNLDTMREAAEYGLTNETRSISGLIGGDAIKLNRYAQAKNTLTGEFMIKAMARAVSCSEVNATMGKIVAAPTAGSCGIIPAVVITAGEKLNKTEDDLINALFTSAGIGIIIAKNATLSGAEGGCQAECGSAAAMCAAAVVEMMGGTPAMAMDAAAIVIKNILGLVCDPVAGLVEVPCAKRNIAGAVSALTTADLVMSGVTSRIPFDDTVIAMYKVGKQLPCELRETAMGGLATTPTGLKLAKEILSK; the protein is encoded by the coding sequence GTGTTCGTAAACAAAGGGATAGAGCTTCTAAATATATGTAAGGAAAAGAATATACCAATTTGGGAATATACTATAATGTGTGAGATTGATGAGAGTGGGCTTTCGCGAAGCCAAATTGTTGAAAAAATGAGAAAAAATTTAGATACTATGAGAGAAGCAGCAGAATATGGGCTCACAAACGAAACTAGGTCAATAAGTGGGTTAATAGGAGGCGATGCAATTAAACTAAACAGGTATGCACAGGCTAAAAACACATTAACAGGTGAGTTTATGATAAAAGCAATGGCAAGAGCTGTTTCTTGCTCAGAAGTAAATGCAACTATGGGTAAAATAGTTGCAGCACCTACAGCGGGATCTTGTGGGATTATTCCAGCTGTAGTTATTACTGCGGGCGAAAAGTTAAATAAAACTGAAGATGACCTAATTAATGCACTATTTACATCAGCTGGGATAGGTATAATAATTGCTAAAAATGCTACACTATCAGGAGCTGAGGGTGGATGTCAGGCTGAATGCGGTTCGGCTGCCGCAATGTGCGCGGCTGCGGTAGTTGAAATGATGGGCGGAACACCTGCTATGGCAATGGATGCAGCTGCTATTGTTATAAAAAACATACTAGGGCTAGTATGTGACCCTGTTGCAGGTTTGGTTGAGGTACCTTGCGCTAAACGAAATATAGCTGGGGCAGTAAGTGCTTTGACTACTGCAGATCTTGTTATGAGTGGAGTTACAAGTCGAATACCTTTTGATGATACAGTAATTGCAATGTATAAGGTAGGCAAGCAATTGCCTTGCGAATTAAGAGAGACTGCTATGGGTGGGCTTGCAACTACACCTACAGGGCTAAAACTTGCAAAAGAAATTTTATCAAAATAA
- a CDS encoding nucleoid-associated protein → MEYIKEVNINEAIIHVLDNNADEPILNEYALDLDEEKYNFILKHIQKCLKDEDLKYGVFSPESNIVKDLSQEYLNGENNILAVSKELAKQMFILMRTKGSISSCDLIVVSFTTEFGPVLGIFKMDYIKNYVHTIEFVDEKLGIDIVPQFTGLPGSSQRIQKCAFIKPIRAENSFDLMVIDKRSKTKENEENDSNYFINNYLGCTIVDNERDITKSFVKAVEKFTQNTFAENADEAEVVRSAIKRKLREEDNIDVKELSQQIFPENNENKEKFVEFIAQQGICENISLDKEWIDKKLKRVRLKIDKDIDLYVNEETYHDDSRFEIQRNGDGTINMVIKHVSNYVEK, encoded by the coding sequence TTGGAGTATATAAAAGAAGTTAATATAAATGAGGCTATTATTCATGTTTTAGATAACAATGCAGATGAACCTATCTTGAATGAATATGCATTAGATTTAGATGAAGAAAAATATAATTTTATACTTAAACATATTCAAAAATGCTTAAAAGATGAAGATTTAAAATATGGGGTATTTTCTCCTGAGTCAAATATAGTAAAAGATTTATCTCAAGAATATTTAAATGGTGAGAATAATATACTCGCTGTTTCAAAGGAACTAGCAAAACAAATGTTTATTTTAATGAGAACAAAGGGGAGTATTTCTTCTTGCGATTTAATAGTAGTATCTTTTACTACAGAGTTTGGTCCAGTACTTGGTATATTTAAAATGGATTATATAAAAAACTATGTTCACACTATTGAGTTTGTTGATGAAAAATTAGGGATTGATATAGTGCCACAGTTTACGGGTCTACCTGGTAGTTCTCAAAGAATACAAAAATGCGCTTTTATAAAACCAATTAGAGCTGAAAATAGTTTTGATTTAATGGTTATTGATAAAAGGAGCAAAACCAAGGAAAATGAGGAGAATGACTCAAACTATTTTATTAATAATTATTTAGGCTGCACGATTGTTGACAATGAAAGAGATATCACTAAAAGTTTTGTAAAGGCAGTTGAGAAATTTACCCAAAATACTTTCGCAGAAAATGCAGATGAAGCAGAAGTTGTTAGAAGTGCTATAAAAAGAAAACTTCGGGAAGAAGATAATATTGATGTTAAAGAATTGTCGCAGCAGATATTTCCTGAAAATAATGAAAATAAGGAAAAATTTGTTGAGTTTATAGCACAGCAAGGAATTTGCGAAAATATTAGTCTTGATAAAGAATGGATCGATAAAAAATTAAAAAGAGTAAGGCTCAAGATTGATAAGGATATAGATTTATATGTAAATGAAGAAACATATCATGATGATAGTCGCTTTGAAATACAAAGAAATGGTGATGGAACAATTAATATGGTTATCAAACATGTAAGTAATTACGTTGAAAAATAA
- a CDS encoding DUF4363 family protein produces MIAFSLFVIMMVGIFLSVNIINVKCSKLQDLNCTLESYIIKEKYQDAYELSLTYIAEWRKTSKLLTIYTHHEDLDNIDSEILKLTQYIKIKDKSEGLATVHVMKYLVDHIMSHEKVSISNIF; encoded by the coding sequence TTGATAGCTTTTAGCTTGTTCGTTATAATGATGGTAGGAATATTTTTATCTGTAAATATTATAAACGTCAAATGTAGCAAGCTACAAGATTTAAATTGTACTCTTGAGAGCTATATAATTAAAGAAAAGTATCAAGATGCATACGAATTATCACTAACCTACATAGCTGAGTGGAGGAAAACTTCTAAACTTTTAACTATATATACACACCATGAAGACTTAGATAATATAGATAGCGAGATTTTAAAATTAACTCAATATATAAAAATTAAAGATAAATCAGAAGGATTAGCCACTGTTCATGTTATGAAATATCTTGTTGATCATATAATGTCCCATGAAAAGGTATCTATAAGCAATATTTTTTAA
- a CDS encoding CBS domain-containing protein, translating into MKISEIMTKEVISLSVDDTVERAAQIMKEYNIGSIPVNTQGRGLVGIITDRDIILRCVAEGKDIKVQKIREIMTSNPVVGDENINVNDATRIMGERQIRRLPITSDNELIGIVTLGDLALEPNLKQETTDVLGEISIPCSHCF; encoded by the coding sequence ATGAAAATTTCGGAAATAATGACTAAAGAGGTTATAAGTTTATCAGTAGATGATACAGTTGAACGTGCAGCTCAAATTATGAAAGAGTATAATATAGGATCAATTCCTGTAAATACGCAGGGTAGAGGATTAGTTGGTATTATAACTGATAGAGATATAATTTTAAGATGTGTAGCAGAAGGTAAAGACATCAAAGTACAAAAGATAAGAGAAATTATGACTTCAAACCCAGTAGTAGGAGATGAAAATATAAATGTTAATGATGCTACTAGGATTATGGGTGAGAGGCAAATAAGAAGATTGCCAATTACTTCAGATAATGAATTAATTGGGATCGTAACCCTCGGAGATTTAGCATTAGAACCAAATTTAAAACAGGAAACTACAGACGTCTTGGGTGAAATTTCAATTCCTTGTTCGCATTGTTTTTAA
- a CDS encoding nucleoside kinase: MGSFDIVLKDGRNVVAKEGTTLNDIIKENNLKNDLPVVLGKINNKIYELGRTIMNGGNFETVDIASRMGMTTYVRTLQFVLIKAISELFPRANISIEHSLSKGLFGEIDKTQALDIDDIYDIKNRMSEIIKADTPIRKITFSKERAVEIFTQYNMQDKVKLLKYVNSKEIKLYELNGRYDYFYGPMAYSTGILKIFDLMYYEPGFILRYPTIDDPDRLPKFNKQEKLAKVFYEAAQWGEILGVGSVGALNDEVVNGDIVNLIRVAEALHEKKIAYIADMIHKKRLAKLVLIAGPSSSGKTTFSKRLGVQLTVNGLIPIFISLDDYFFDREITPRDENGDYDFESIYALDLKLFNKDLELLLSGAEIEIPSFNFKTGKREWVNNKIKMPKNGIVIVEGIHGLNEILTSSIPKESKFKIYISPLTQLNVDDHNRISTTEVRMIRRIVRDYLSRGYGAEDTLKMWPSIKRGEEKNIFVFQEQADVMFNSSSVYELCVLKKFALEELNKLGEDSPVYYEASKLRSFLNFFKDVDKDLVPDNSIIREFTGGSCFYQY; the protein is encoded by the coding sequence ATGGGCAGTTTCGATATAGTGCTTAAGGATGGTAGAAACGTAGTAGCCAAAGAGGGAACTACGTTAAATGATATTATTAAAGAAAATAATTTAAAAAATGATTTACCAGTAGTTTTAGGTAAAATTAATAATAAAATTTATGAGCTAGGAAGAACTATTATGAATGGGGGTAATTTTGAAACTGTTGATATTGCTAGCAGAATGGGAATGACAACCTACGTTAGGACTCTTCAATTTGTATTGATAAAAGCAATTTCAGAATTATTTCCAAGAGCTAATATTTCTATCGAACATTCTCTAAGTAAAGGATTGTTCGGAGAAATCGATAAGACGCAAGCACTTGATATTGATGATATATATGACATAAAAAATAGAATGAGTGAAATAATAAAAGCAGATACTCCTATAAGGAAAATAACGTTTTCTAAAGAGAGGGCAGTGGAGATATTTACGCAGTATAATATGCAAGATAAAGTAAAGCTTTTAAAATATGTTAACTCAAAGGAAATAAAACTTTATGAATTAAATGGAAGATATGATTATTTTTATGGACCTATGGCCTATTCAACAGGGATATTGAAAATATTTGATTTGATGTATTATGAGCCAGGTTTTATACTAAGATATCCGACTATTGATGACCCAGACAGACTTCCTAAGTTTAACAAACAAGAAAAATTAGCTAAAGTGTTTTATGAAGCAGCGCAATGGGGAGAAATACTAGGGGTTGGAAGTGTCGGTGCACTAAATGATGAAGTGGTAAATGGTGACATTGTTAATTTGATTAGGGTGGCTGAGGCGCTTCATGAAAAGAAAATCGCATATATTGCGGATATGATTCATAAGAAGAGATTAGCTAAACTAGTGCTTATAGCAGGACCATCGTCTTCAGGGAAAACCACTTTTTCAAAGAGGCTAGGTGTTCAATTAACTGTAAATGGATTAATACCAATATTTATTTCGTTAGATGATTATTTTTTTGATAGGGAGATTACCCCGAGAGATGAAAATGGCGATTATGATTTTGAATCTATATATGCTTTGGATTTGAAACTTTTTAACAAGGATTTAGAATTACTACTTTCTGGTGCGGAAATCGAAATACCAAGTTTTAATTTTAAAACAGGAAAGAGAGAATGGGTTAATAATAAAATTAAAATGCCTAAAAATGGGATTGTTATTGTAGAAGGAATACATGGATTAAACGAAATATTGACCTCATCGATACCGAAAGAGAGTAAGTTTAAAATATATATAAGTCCTTTAACGCAACTAAATGTAGATGATCACAATAGAATTTCCACAACAGAGGTAAGAATGATTAGGAGAATAGTTAGAGATTATTTATCTAGGGGATATGGCGCCGAAGATACCCTTAAAATGTGGCCTTCTATAAAACGTGGAGAAGAAAAAAATATTTTTGTATTTCAAGAGCAGGCAGATGTAATGTTTAACTCTAGTTCAGTTTATGAGCTTTGTGTACTTAAAAAATTTGCATTAGAAGAGCTTAATAAATTGGGGGAAGATAGCCCAGTATATTATGAAGCAAGTAAATTAAGAAGTTTTTTAAACTTCTTTAAAGATGTAGACAAAGACTTGGTTCCAGATAATTCAATAATAAGAGAGTTCACTGGTGGAAGTTGTTTTTATCAATACTAA
- a CDS encoding ketose-bisphosphate aldolase — MALVTTTKMFEKAIEGNYAIGAFNINNMEIIQGVIDACAIHKSAVILQVSGGAMKYARPTYLRKMVEAAIEDTGLDIALHLDHGSDLAQCKLAIASGFTSVMYDGSHFDYEENVRTTKEVVDFAHSKGVVVEAELGKLAGVEDAVSVSAADATYTDPEQAVDYVTRTGIDSLAIAIGTSHGAYKFKGEPKLDFERLTLITKKLEEAGLHNFPIVLHGASAVDQEYVTMINEFGGEMKGAKGIPLEMLRKAASMSVCKINMDTDLRLAMTGSIRKVLTKNLGEIDPRKYLGEARTNITKLVEGKITNVLGSTNSSK, encoded by the coding sequence ATGGCTTTAGTTACTACTACTAAAATGTTTGAAAAGGCAATAGAAGGAAATTACGCAATTGGTGCTTTTAACATCAATAACATGGAAATAATTCAAGGAGTTATCGACGCTTGTGCAATTCACAAGTCAGCTGTTATACTTCAAGTATCAGGTGGCGCTATGAAATATGCAAGACCAACTTACCTTAGAAAAATGGTAGAGGCTGCTATAGAAGACACTGGTCTTGATATAGCTCTTCACTTAGATCACGGTTCAGATTTGGCACAATGTAAACTTGCAATAGCTTCTGGATTTACTTCAGTAATGTATGATGGTTCTCATTTTGATTATGAAGAAAATGTAAGGACAACTAAAGAAGTAGTTGATTTTGCTCATTCTAAAGGTGTTGTAGTTGAAGCTGAGCTTGGTAAACTTGCTGGAGTTGAAGATGCTGTTAGTGTTTCAGCAGCAGATGCAACATATACTGATCCAGAACAAGCAGTAGATTATGTAACAAGAACTGGTATAGATTCTTTAGCTATTGCTATAGGAACAAGCCATGGTGCATATAAATTTAAAGGTGAACCTAAACTTGATTTTGAAAGATTAACTTTAATCACAAAAAAATTAGAAGAAGCTGGTCTTCATAATTTCCCAATAGTTCTTCATGGTGCATCTGCTGTAGATCAAGAATATGTTACTATGATCAATGAATTTGGTGGAGAAATGAAGGGTGCAAAAGGAATCCCACTAGAAATGCTTAGAAAAGCAGCTTCTATGTCTGTTTGTAAAATAAACATGGATACTGATTTAAGACTTGCAATGACTGGTTCAATAAGAAAAGTACTTACAAAAAACCTTGGCGAAATAGATCCTAGAAAATATTTAGGAGAAGCAAGAACTAACATAACTAAATTAGTTGAAGGTAAAATTACTAATGTTTTAGGATCTACTAACTCATCTAAGTAA